In Leucoraja erinacea ecotype New England chromosome 28, Leri_hhj_1, whole genome shotgun sequence, the following are encoded in one genomic region:
- the LOC129710680 gene encoding protein arginine N-methyltransferase 6-like, with translation MQPASPGRESVMEPGLCDRPPGKKLRLDAEAREEPATGGEARKKPVAGGEAREKPAAGAESEEKPAAGGEARKKPAAGGEAREKPAAGGETRERPAAGGEAREKPAAGGEAREKPAAGREAREKPAAGGEARKKPTADAVARERQDGAYFHSYSDVSIHEEMIADVARTGSYRRALQWGCRQGPQPGPGVGLLHGLTVLDVGAGTGILSAFCAQAGAARVYACEACAVMVERAREVVVANGLRGRVRVLQGRVEDARLPQPVDAIVSEWMGYGLMYESMLRSVLHARDRWLKPGGLIFPCRAELYLAPVTDPALQERLSFWAGVKERHGVDMSCMSTFARRCLMNDEMAVATLHGEDVLGQPSMFAAIDLYTVTEQELAKLGGDFTTTSFGIATMHAFALWFNVIFPTSAPTREIAHEPLATSTNANGPDATVANANGGQAASFNVQDRDIPGPRAASVDADFKTGAIANNDCHASGPNLCEASANTVNANTIRHNAFTTNSDNHQPLNVNGDDHRTFDVNAKELEPIILSTSPFAEETHWKQSLLYLDEPVELFQDTVLKGKITLTPAEDNPRYLRITLNYEIGNSGKKTKTFKMGEDYPPFE, from the coding sequence ATGCAGCCCGCGTCTCCAGGCCGGGAATCAGTAATGGAGCCAGGTTTGTGTGACCGTCCACCGGGGAAGAAGCTGCGGCTGGACGCTGAGGCCCGAGAGGAGCCGGCGACGGGAGGCGAGGCCCGAAAGAAGCCAGTGGCGGGAGGCGAGGCTCGGGAGAAGCCGGCGGCGGGCGCTGAGAGTGAGGAGAAGCCGGCGGCGGGCGGCGAGGCCCGAAAGAAGCCGGCGGCGGGCGGCGAGGCCCGGGAGAAGCCGGCGGCAGGCGGCGAGACCCGGGAGAGGCCGGCGGCGGGCGGCGAGGCCCGGGAGAAGCCGGCGGCGGGCGGCGAGGCCCGGGAGAAGCCGGCGGCGGGCCGTGAGGCCCGGGAGAAGCCGGCGGCGGGCGGCGAGGCCCGAAAGAAGCCGACGGCGGACGCCGTGGCCCGGGAGCGACAGGACGGAGCTTACTTCCACTCTTACTCAGACGTATCCATCCACGAGGAGATGATCGCGGACGTGGCGCGCACGGGCTCGTACCGCCGGGCGCTGCAGTGGGGCTGCCGGCAGGGCCCGCAGCCTGGGCCTGGAGTCGGGCTGTTGCATGGCCTGACGGTGCTGGACGTGGGCGCGGGCACGGGCATCCTCAGCGCCTTCTGCGCGCAGGCCGGCGCGGCGCGCGTGTACGCATGCGAGGCGTGCGCGGTGATGGTGGAGCGGGCGCGTGAGGTGGTGGTGGCCAACGGTCTGCGCGGCCGCGTGCGCGTGCTGCAGGGCCGCGTGGAGGATGCGCGCCTGCCCCAGCCGGTAGACGCCATCGTCAGCGAGTGGATGGGCTACGGCCTCATGTACGAGTCCATGCTCCGCAGCGTCCTCCACGCCCGTGACCGCTGGCTCAAGCCCGGCGGCCTCATATTCCCCTGCCGCGCCGAGCTCTACCTCGCCCCAGTCACCGACCCGGCCCTGCAGGAGCGCCTGTCCTTCTGGGCCGGCGTCAAAGAGCGCCACGGCGTTGACATGTCCTGCATGAGCACCTTCGCCCGTCGCTGCCTCATGAATGACGAGATGGCGGTGGCCACCCTGCACGGTGAGGACGTCCTGGGCCAGCCCTCCATGTTCGCGGCCATCGACCTATACACGGTCACCGAACAGGAGCTGGCAAAGCTGGGCGGCGACTTCACCACCACCTCCTTCGGCATTGCTACCATGCACGCCTTTGCCCTCTGGTTTAACGTTATTTTCCCCACTTCTGCCCCTACAAGAGAGATTGCCCATGAGCCCCTTGCAACCAGCACCAATGCGAATGGTCCTGATGCAACTGTTGCCAATGCTAATGGTGGTCAAGCAGCCAGCTTTAATGTTCAAGATCGAGATATACCTGGTCCACGTGCAGCGTCTGTTGATGCAGATTTTAAGACTGGAGCCATTGCAAACAATGACTGCCATGCATCCGGCCCCAATCTATGTGAAGCATCTGCCAATACAGTTAATGCTAATACTATTAGGCACAATGCATTTACCACCAACAGTGACAACCACCAACCATTAAATGTCAATGGTGATGACCACAGAACATTTGATGTTAATGCCAAGGAGCTCGAGCCGATCATTTTGTCAACCTCTCCCTTTGCAGAAGAAACGCATTGGAAACAATCCTTACTTTATCTAGATGAGCCTGTCGAACTGTTCCAGGACACTGTGTTAAAAGGAAAAATAACTTTAACCCCAGCTGAAGATAACCCAAGATACCTCCGTATAACTTTGAATTATGAGATTGGGAATagtgggaaaaaaacaaaaacattcaaaATGGGGGAAGATTACCCCCCCTTTGAATGA